A stretch of the Flavobacterium aquiphilum genome encodes the following:
- a CDS encoding chorismate-binding protein — MNKFFSKIKMQQEQNLPFVLYCKPNSDTIIGMFQQNDALFNVVDFSEKGFVFASFDGNSVHLIPENESDIFAVIRENEPVMITESNREFPTAVGKADYERIVAKGIHAIENQEFKKVVLSRKEVIELENFDLVATFEKLVQLYPAAFSYCFFHPKIGLWMGATPEQLVKANVNVFETMALAGTQKDNGSEEIIWGEKEKEEQQFVTDYIVDQLKEATLEVSVTKPYSLKAGSIWHLKTDIWGVLNAGFSLKQVVSLLHPTPAVCGLPKEASKAFILENENYDRTFYTGFLGELNTSFAVDSVSSSLFVNLRCMEIEADFDHKTAKANLFMGCGITKDSIPEKEWEESVNKSMTMKKVLI, encoded by the coding sequence ATGAATAAATTTTTTTCAAAAATAAAAATGCAACAAGAGCAAAACCTGCCTTTTGTTTTGTATTGCAAACCCAATTCGGATACTATAATCGGGATGTTTCAGCAGAATGATGCTTTGTTTAATGTGGTTGATTTTTCCGAAAAAGGATTTGTATTTGCTTCTTTTGATGGAAACAGTGTTCATTTAATTCCCGAAAATGAATCGGATATTTTTGCTGTGATTCGAGAAAACGAGCCTGTAATGATTACCGAAAGCAACAGAGAATTTCCAACAGCAGTGGGTAAAGCAGACTATGAAAGGATAGTTGCTAAGGGGATTCATGCTATAGAAAATCAGGAATTTAAGAAAGTCGTTCTTTCCCGAAAAGAAGTGATCGAACTGGAAAATTTTGATTTGGTTGCAACTTTTGAGAAATTGGTTCAATTGTATCCTGCTGCTTTTTCGTACTGTTTTTTTCATCCTAAAATTGGGCTTTGGATGGGGGCAACACCGGAGCAATTGGTAAAAGCCAATGTAAATGTATTTGAAACAATGGCTTTGGCTGGAACCCAAAAAGATAACGGTTCGGAAGAAATTATTTGGGGGGAGAAAGAAAAAGAAGAACAGCAATTTGTAACGGATTATATTGTCGATCAATTGAAAGAGGCCACTTTGGAGGTTTCAGTTACCAAACCCTATAGCCTTAAAGCTGGTAGTATCTGGCATTTGAAAACCGATATTTGGGGAGTTTTAAACGCAGGTTTCAGTTTGAAGCAAGTCGTAAGCTTACTGCATCCAACGCCGGCCGTCTGTGGATTGCCGAAAGAAGCTTCGAAAGCTTTTATTTTGGAAAATGAAAATTACGATAGGACTTTCTATACCGGATTTTTGGGGGAATTGAATACGAGTTTTGCAGTCGATTCGGTGAGTTCAAGTCTATTTGTCAATTTGCGTTGTATGGAAATTGAAGCCGATTTTGATCACAAAACCGCAAAGGCTAATCTGTTCATGGGCTGCGGAATCACGAAGGACAGTATCCCCGAAAAAGAGTGGGAGGAAAGCGTGAACAAGTCGATGACAATGAAGAAAGTTTTAATATAA